In Electrophorus electricus isolate fEleEle1 chromosome 1, fEleEle1.pri, whole genome shotgun sequence, a single window of DNA contains:
- the cmtm8a gene encoding CKLF-like MARVEL transmembrane domain-containing protein 8 isoform X2 yields the protein MDESPSTRTIVTTTSSPYVELDDYSMSSISYDRHFVQSAPGLLIFLEIVLGLLVWTLIAGTEYFRFSPFGWVMFVSVFYWVLTLFLLLLLLTRAHTRIPQVPWSTVVLVFNCSATLLYLVTAVTEATLVGCGVKGQHDYNSWAASTFFAFLVSLSYAGSAVFSFRSWQKRDE from the exons ATGGATGAGAGCCCGAGCACTAGAACGATCGTAACCACTACCAGCAGCCCATACGTGGAATTGGACGACTACTCCATGTCATCTATTTCGTACGACAGGCATTTTGTGCAGAGCGCACCTGGGCTCCTCATCTTTCTAGAAATT GTTCTGGGACTACTGGTGTGGACACTGATTGCTGGAACGGAGTATTTTCGCTTCTCTCCGTTCGGATGGGtgatgtttgtctctgtgttctACTGGGTTctcacactcttcctcctcctcctcctcctcaccagGGCACATACACGGATCCCACAGGTACCCTGGAGTACCGTG GTCCTGGTATTCAACTGTAGTGCCACCCTGCTGTACCTGGTGACTGCTGTTACCGAGGCCACACTGGTCGGTTGTGGAGTCAAAGGTCAACATGACTACAACAGTTGGGCAGCGTCCACG TTCTTCGCCTTCCTCGTGTCGTTGAGTTATGCTGGCAGTGCTGTCTTCAGTTTCAGATCCTGGCAGAAAAGAGACGAATAG
- the cmtm8a gene encoding CKLF-like MARVEL transmembrane domain-containing protein 8 isoform X1 — protein MDESPSTRTIVTTTSSPYVELDDYSMSSISYDRHFVQSAPGLLIFLEIVLGLLVWTLIAGTEYFRFSPFGWVMFVSVFYWVLTLFLLLLLLTRAHTRIPQVPWSTVVSRAMVLVFNCSATLLYLVTAVTEATLVGCGVKGQHDYNSWAASTFFAFLVSLSYAGSAVFSFRSWQKRDE, from the exons ATGGATGAGAGCCCGAGCACTAGAACGATCGTAACCACTACCAGCAGCCCATACGTGGAATTGGACGACTACTCCATGTCATCTATTTCGTACGACAGGCATTTTGTGCAGAGCGCACCTGGGCTCCTCATCTTTCTAGAAATT GTTCTGGGACTACTGGTGTGGACACTGATTGCTGGAACGGAGTATTTTCGCTTCTCTCCGTTCGGATGGGtgatgtttgtctctgtgttctACTGGGTTctcacactcttcctcctcctcctcctcctcaccagGGCACATACACGGATCCCACAGGTACCCTGGAGTACCGTGGTGAGTAGAGCAATG GTCCTGGTATTCAACTGTAGTGCCACCCTGCTGTACCTGGTGACTGCTGTTACCGAGGCCACACTGGTCGGTTGTGGAGTCAAAGGTCAACATGACTACAACAGTTGGGCAGCGTCCACG TTCTTCGCCTTCCTCGTGTCGTTGAGTTATGCTGGCAGTGCTGTCTTCAGTTTCAGATCCTGGCAGAAAAGAGACGAATAG